In Arthrobacter sp. QXT-31, one genomic interval encodes:
- a CDS encoding TetR/AcrR family transcriptional regulator: MNDVRSNVVRDRIVRTAAALFYVDGLRGVGVNRIIEEAEVAKATFYRHFPSKEHLVLAYLDEMDRLWKIELRRAAGQETDTSADRLTAMFDALLWEGHPGEYRGAAFQKASAEAGAGSAVHSRIAEHRAGVLEWIRLMTRQAGAADPDGLAGTLALLMEGAQALGMPTPDHDAPRLAQAAARHLIQEALAAATPR, from the coding sequence GTGAATGACGTCCGAAGCAACGTCGTGCGGGACCGCATCGTGCGGACCGCGGCTGCCTTGTTTTACGTTGATGGTTTGCGGGGAGTGGGGGTCAACAGGATCATCGAGGAGGCCGAGGTCGCCAAGGCGACGTTCTACAGGCATTTTCCCAGCAAGGAACACCTTGTCCTGGCCTACCTCGATGAGATGGACAGGCTCTGGAAAATCGAACTGCGGCGGGCGGCGGGGCAGGAAACTGATACATCGGCCGACCGTCTGACAGCCATGTTCGATGCCCTGCTTTGGGAAGGACACCCGGGGGAGTACCGGGGAGCGGCGTTCCAGAAGGCGTCCGCAGAGGCCGGCGCGGGCAGCGCCGTGCACTCAAGGATTGCAGAGCACAGGGCCGGCGTACTGGAGTGGATCCGCCTCATGACCCGGCAGGCCGGCGCCGCCGACCCGGACGGGCTCGCTGGAACACTTGCGCTCCTGATGGAGGGGGCGCAGGCTCTCGGTATGCCCACGCCGGATCACGACGCCCCACGGTTGGCGCAGGCCGCCGCGCGCCACCTCATCCAGGAGGCCTTGGCGGCAGCCACGCCACGCTGA